From Tubulanus polymorphus chromosome 9, tnTubPoly1.2, whole genome shotgun sequence, a single genomic window includes:
- the LOC141911319 gene encoding uncharacterized protein LOC141911319 encodes MDQLQIMFVAAVLQILLLAQGTALSNLTCASCWRDYGSSYGFAAMNAFAKKVGISAIEDSSSTNECKKSIYEGTSTGLKFVNDKLESYKTNVKGTACPIDHTCVKVTNDDENPTSYIRGCMLKTDENCKLVHIGGSVTQNVNNFYVFCCDDFSYCNSAAIYRMNLLIIVGVILGALQFLDG; translated from the exons ATGGATCAGTTACAGATTATGTTTGTGGCGGCAGTTTTACAGATTCTGTTGTTGGCTCAAG gaaCAGCTCTTTCAAATCTGACATGCGCATCCTGCTGGCGCGATTATGGCTCTTCATACGGATTCGCTGCGATGAATGCCTTCGCCAAAAAGG TTGGAATTTCTGCAATCGAAGACTCTTCGTCGACGAATGAGTgtaaaaaatctatatatgaAGGTACCTCGACTggtttgaaattcgttaaCGACAAGCTCGAGTCCTACAAGACAAACGTAAAAGGCACCGCATGTCCCATTGATCATACCTGTGTG AAGGTAACCAATGATGACGAAAACCCTACATCTTACATTCGAGGCTGTATGCTTAAAACTGACGAGAATTGTAAATTGGTGCACATTGGTGGCTCTGTAACACAAAATGTTAACAATTTCTATGTTTTTTGCTGCGACGATTTCAGCTATTGTaacagtgctgccatctacagGATGAATTTGTTAATAATTGTTGGAGTGATTCTCGGCGCGTTGCAGTTTCTGGACGGTTAA